In one Dermatophagoides farinae isolate YC_2012a chromosome 4, ASM2471394v1, whole genome shotgun sequence genomic region, the following are encoded:
- the BBS1 gene encoding Bardet-Biedl syndrome 1 isoform X1, with protein MFMFVSALASCHRNSHLVNVKHRHSHQNRNRLMVIIIVQMDDNISRQQSVGNESNESTLKKRIGSHRSETSGGNHKSILKTSDTSGEQKADKWLLANQDDQAHISTISVNMTLADLHHDGDYRLLIGDLGLFGTKALAKLKVYHGTFLQSENLLVDLPCGVVVVHNDKPELTASVIVASSSYLYVYRNMKPFYKFSLPPLETNSVELDAWTRYKEGKINLSTLEEMLYNLSLEIGRRQLTSRTLMFLNTHSPDIKNSLAEHYKHQVLRKLNVITCMASLKKTVSETNAPSCLIIGTESQQVYILEIEAFTMVSTATLASVPVFIQASGLFDVEYRILFACRDAHIYLIKRGYDSGRLCIQLNSQPVGLARIGTNIYVAAMDQTLSIYTNKGNRTWNMKQAANITTMEEIVLERQALNLVAVALTNKTIMFYNDRKCVDMLHVDDVVVAMKYGRFGREDNTLVMVTQNGSLIVKILKRTAQFQMMNDQDKYGTTVNSSTTKLVIPKKTKLFVDQTMREREQFLSIHKTFEQELIRLKLSAFKTYAKAFKSSLNPISLKHFDSIKLSAKVIGLGPVFQIQLELQNNNADNNFLTDLLMVFDYDSSIYRLDLNVIHISCLLPNLTYRYCNPVTCISQLNVSDSIKIYISHIKEEIPLLTVIINMPHSEQKFEQQSQ; from the exons atgtttatgtttgtttcTGCTTTGGCTAGTTGCCATAGAAACAGCCATCTCGTGAATGTCAAACATAGACACAGTCACCAAAACAGGAATCGtttgatggtgatcatcatcgttcagATGGACGACAACATTTCGAG aCAGCAATCGGTAGGCAATGAGTCAAACGAATcaactttgaaaaaaagaattggaaGCCATAGAAGTGAAACATCTGGAGGCAATCATAAATCGATTCTTAAGACATCGGATACAAGTGGCGAGCAAAAAGCCGATAAATGGTTGTTGGCCAACCAAGATGATCAGGCCCATATATCGACCATTTCGGTCAACATGACGCTGGCAGATCTCCATCATGACGGTGATTACCGGCTCTTGATTGGTGACCTTGGACTCTTTGGAACAAAAGCATTGGCCAAGTTGAAAGTGTATCATGGAACATTCCTGCAATCAGAGAATCTGTTGGTCGATCTACCGTGTGGTGTGGTTGTCGTACACAACGATAAACCCGAGCTGACTGCCTCTGTGATTGTGGCATCCAGTTCCTATCTCTACGTCTATCGCAACATGAAGCCTTTCTACAAATTTTCACTGCCTCCTCTTGAGACCAATTCTGTCGAGCTCGATGCATGGACCAGATACAAAGAAGGTAAGATCAACCTGTCCACACTCGAAGAAATGCTCTACAATCTCAGCCTCGAAATTGGCCGACGTCAACTTACTTCCAg GACATTGATGTTTCTGAACACACATTCGCCCGACATAAAGAACAGTCTGGCCGAACACTACAAGCATCAGGTATTACGTAAGCTGAATGTAATCACTTGTATGGCTTCTCTAAAAAAGACCGTTTCCGAGACGAACGCCCCTTCCTGTTTGATCATTGGAACGGAAAGTCAACAAGTATACATTCTTGAGATAGAAGCATTCACCATGGTCAGTACTGCAACACTTGCCAGTGTGCCGGTATTTATTCAGGCCAGCGGCTTGTTTGACGTCGAATACAGGATTCTGTTTGCCTGTCGTGATGCCCACATTTATCTGATCAAACGAGGGTACGATAGTGGCCGTCTCTGTATCCAGCTCAATTCCCAGCCTGTCGGCTTGGCCAGAATTGGGACCAATATCTACGTGGCTGCCATGGATCAAACGTTGAGTATCTACACGAACAAAGGAAATCGCACCTGGAACATGAAACAGGCAGCTAACATAACAACCATGGAAGAGATTGTGTTGGAACGGCAGGCTTTGAACTTGGTGGCCGTCGCCCTTACCAACAAAACGATCATGTTTTACAAC GACCGTAAATGCGTGGACATGCTTCATGTTGACGATGTGGTGGTTGCCATGAAGTATGGTCGATTCGGGCGTGAAGACAACACTCTGGTCATGGTCACTCAGAATGGCTCGCTTATAGTCAAGATTCTCAAGCGAACAgctcaatttcaaatgatgaatgaccAGGACAAATATGGCACAACGGTGAATAGTTCGACGACCAAACTGGTTATTCCGAAAAAGACAAAACTCTTTGTCGACCAGACGATGCGTGAACGAGAACAATTCCTGT CCATCCACAAGACGTTTGAACAGGAACTTATTCGACTGAAATTGTCGGCATTCAAGACGTACGCTAAGGCATTCAAATCGAGTCTCAACCCGATCTCGTTGAAGCATTTTGACTCGATCAAACTGTCGGCCAAG GTAATTGGACTTGGCCCTGTGTTTCAAATCCAGTTGGAACTACAGAATAACAACGCTGACAACAATTTTCTCACCGATCTGTTGATGGTATTTGACTACGATTCGAGTATTTATCGTCTGGACTTGAACGTGATTCATATATCTTGTTTGTTGCCCAATTTGACCTATCGTTACTGCAATCCAGTGACCTGTATCAGTCAGTTGAACGTGTCCGACTCGATCAAG ATTTACATATCGCATATAAAGGAAGAGATTCCATTGCTGACagttatcatcaatatgcctcacagtgaacaaaaatttgaacaacaGTCACAATAG
- the LOC124489915 gene encoding phospholipid-transporting ATPase VD gives MAQTINVTPIREEPPAKNVRLVTPNLVVEPSVDPSKQTNQYKTNRIHTSKYTWITFLPKNLFEQFYRFANLYFLFIQILNWLPGMEVFVREVQLMPLLFVLSVTAIKDLFEDRRRHLSDKRVNNMATRRYDARTKRFVRVKWQEVQVGDLIHLSCNEIVPADILLLRSQSAENDDYGTCYVETSNLDGESNLKPRYVVANVIKPNQPLEEANFEFVIECEKPNLKLHKFNGSLVYNDDHDGRPRKIAINKDNLLLRDCSLKNTGFAEGLVIYAGHETKAMLNNKGPRHKRSRLEKMMNRDIVMCVVILIIMCVIGFMGQYFWLDQFTDLLHLRPPYTDYENPIESLEFVWPLKTFATFLILYQMIIPISLYVCIEMVKLGQVYLINRDEELIDPVTGKRCECRAWNITEDLGQIEYVFCDKTGTLTENIMEFQCCCIKGINYEHKSTVESLDHPEANKQQRKVMNNQLQNKVTAIGHHYEQWTKPNQSDKFQLNNSEQQAMHDFFITLTICNSATSQNVHQDNLNAKGQQVVVTKPPMSKTLLLQQLGSRSYSFDLFNVFQSSMPTSPAKSSPDAASLKNRMEGPCYESESPDEVALVTAAYHYQYRLVKRARDFVTISLPNDVVVRYKMLHIIPFDSDRKRMSVIVECPFTGNIILYVKGSDLTVLQKLSTCQQDNPENELTLNKQCLHNYSSKGLRVLCIAKRKLSRQEYDDWLGKLNRAESSDDRDKQVKALYEQIESELQLLGTTAIEDRLQHRVPQVISAMRHAGIMVWVLTGDKMETAISIAKSCLLFNVNMRLLTINLTTVRSKVSQFSMFR, from the exons ATGGCTCAAACAATTAATGTAACTCCTATACGTGAAGAACCACCCGCCAAGAATGTCCGTTTGGTCACGCCCAACTTGGTTGTGGAACCAAGTGTCGATCCAAGcaagcaaacaaaccaatacaaaacaaatcgTATTCATACGTCCAAATACACGTGGATCACATTCTTGCCgaagaatttgtttgaaCAATTCTACCGATTTGCCAACctttattttctatttattcaGATACTTAACTGGCTTCCAG GAATGGAAGTGTTTGTGCGGGAAGTACAACTGATGCCTCTGTTGTTTGTATTGTCTGTGACGGCCATCAAGGATTTGTTCGAAGATCGCAGACGTCATTTGTCCGATAAACGAGTCAACAACATGGCCACACGTCGTTACGATGCTCGAACTAAACGGTTTGTACGTGTCAAGTGGCAAGAAGTGCAAGTAGGCGATCTTATCCATCTTTCCTGCAATGAGATTGTACCGGCAGACATATTGCTGCTTCGTTCTCAATCGgccgaaaatgatgattatggtacATGTTATGTAGAGACCTCTAACCTGGATGGCGAAAGCAATCTAAAGCCACGCTATGTGGTGGCCAATGTTATCAAACCGAATCAGCCATTGGAAGAGGCCAACTTTGAATTCGTGATCGAATGCGAAAAGCCCAATCTCAAGTTGCACAAATTCAACGGTTCACTTGtctacaatgatgatcatgatggccGACCTCGAAAGATAGCCATCAACAAGGACAACCTGTTGCTGCGTGATTGTTCGTTGAAAAACACCGGGTTTGCCGAGGGCCTGGTCATCTACGCTGGTCACGAAACCAAAGCGATGCTCAACAACAAAGGTCCTCGCCATAAACGTAGTCGGCttgagaaaatgatgaatcgagACATAGTGATGTGTGTAGTCATATTGATTATCATGTGCGTCATCGGATTTATGGGCCAATATTTCTGGTTGGACCAATTTACCGATCTACTACATTTACGACCACCGTATACTGATTACGAGAACCCAATCGAATCGTTGGAATTTGTGTGGCCATTGAAAACGTTTGCCACATTTCTCATTCTCTACCAGATGATCATACCGATCTCGTTGTACGTTTGTATCGAGATGGTCAAACTGGGTCAGGTTTATCTCATCAACCGGGATGAAGAGCTCATCGACCCGGTCACAGGAAAACGCTGCGAATGTCGAGCATGGAATATAACCGAAGATCTGGGTCAAATTGAATACGTGTTTTGCGACAAGACCGGTACGCTGACAGAGAACATTATGGAATTTCAATGCTGTTGTATTAAAGGCATCAACTACGAACACAAATCCACCGTTGAAAGTTTGGATCATCCAGAGgccaataaacaacaacgtaAAGTAATGAACAACCAATTGCAGAATAAAGTAACAGCTATTGGCCATCATTACGAACAATGGACTAAACCCAATCAAAGCGACAAATTCCAATTGAACAATAGCGAACAGCAGGCCATGCacgattttttcatcacactTACCATTTGTAATTCGGCCACCAGTCAGAATGTTCATCAAGATAATCTGAATGCAAAAGGACAACAGGTTGTGGTGACAAAACCACCAATGAGCAAAACGTTGCTGCTGCAGCAACTTGGCAGTCGAAGTTATTCGTTCGATTTGTTCAACGTATTCCAAAGCAGTATGCCAACGTCGCCTGCCAAATCATCACCTGATGCTGCATCGCTCAAGAATCGAATGGAAGGACCTTGCTATGAATCGGAAAGTCCAGATGAAGTGGCCTTGGTCACAGCTGCCTACCATTATCAGTATCGTTTGGTTAAACGTGCTAGAGATTTTGTGACTATTTCGCTGCCAAACGATGTGGTCGTTCGTTACAAAATGCTTCACATCATACCGTTTGATTCTGACCGAAAACGAATGTCTGTGATTGTCGAATGTCCCTTTACCGGAAACATTATTCTATACGTGAAAGGATCGGATCTTACTGTCCTACAGAAGTTGTCTACATGTCAGCAAGACAATCCCGAAAATGAATTAACACTGAACAAACAATGCCTTCACAATTATAGCAGCAAGGGGTTACGTGTCCTTTGCATTGCCAAACGAAAGTTAAGTCGACAAGAATACGATGATTGGCTAGGTAAATTGAATCGAGCTGAATCGAGCGATGATCGAGACAAGCAAGTGAAAGCCCTATATGAACAAATAGAGAGTGAATTGCAACTGCTTGGAACTACAGCCATCGAAGATCGGCTTCAACATCGAGTACCACAAGTTATCAGTGCAATGCGTCATGCTGGAATCATGGTCTGGGTACTCACCGGCGACAAGATGGAAACGGCCATCAGTATCGCCAAGTCTTGTCTGTTGTTCAATGTCAACATGCGACTGCTGACCATCAATCTGACCACTGTTCGATCCAAGGTAAgccaattttcaatgttcagATAA
- the BBS1 gene encoding Bardet-Biedl syndrome 1 isoform X2, protein MFLNTHSPDIKNSLAEHYKHQVLRKLNVITCMASLKKTVSETNAPSCLIIGTESQQVYILEIEAFTMVSTATLASVPVFIQASGLFDVEYRILFACRDAHIYLIKRGYDSGRLCIQLNSQPVGLARIGTNIYVAAMDQTLSIYTNKGNRTWNMKQAANITTMEEIVLERQALNLVAVALTNKTIMFYNDRKCVDMLHVDDVVVAMKYGRFGREDNTLVMVTQNGSLIVKILKRTAQFQMMNDQDKYGTTVNSSTTKLVIPKKTKLFVDQTMREREQFLSIHKTFEQELIRLKLSAFKTYAKAFKSSLNPISLKHFDSIKLSAKVIGLGPVFQIQLELQNNNADNNFLTDLLMVFDYDSSIYRLDLNVIHISCLLPNLTYRYCNPVTCISQLNVSDSIKIYISHIKEEIPLLTVIINMPHSEQKFEQQSQ, encoded by the exons ATGTTTCTGAACACACATTCGCCCGACATAAAGAACAGTCTGGCCGAACACTACAAGCATCAGGTATTACGTAAGCTGAATGTAATCACTTGTATGGCTTCTCTAAAAAAGACCGTTTCCGAGACGAACGCCCCTTCCTGTTTGATCATTGGAACGGAAAGTCAACAAGTATACATTCTTGAGATAGAAGCATTCACCATGGTCAGTACTGCAACACTTGCCAGTGTGCCGGTATTTATTCAGGCCAGCGGCTTGTTTGACGTCGAATACAGGATTCTGTTTGCCTGTCGTGATGCCCACATTTATCTGATCAAACGAGGGTACGATAGTGGCCGTCTCTGTATCCAGCTCAATTCCCAGCCTGTCGGCTTGGCCAGAATTGGGACCAATATCTACGTGGCTGCCATGGATCAAACGTTGAGTATCTACACGAACAAAGGAAATCGCACCTGGAACATGAAACAGGCAGCTAACATAACAACCATGGAAGAGATTGTGTTGGAACGGCAGGCTTTGAACTTGGTGGCCGTCGCCCTTACCAACAAAACGATCATGTTTTACAAC GACCGTAAATGCGTGGACATGCTTCATGTTGACGATGTGGTGGTTGCCATGAAGTATGGTCGATTCGGGCGTGAAGACAACACTCTGGTCATGGTCACTCAGAATGGCTCGCTTATAGTCAAGATTCTCAAGCGAACAgctcaatttcaaatgatgaatgaccAGGACAAATATGGCACAACGGTGAATAGTTCGACGACCAAACTGGTTATTCCGAAAAAGACAAAACTCTTTGTCGACCAGACGATGCGTGAACGAGAACAATTCCTGT CCATCCACAAGACGTTTGAACAGGAACTTATTCGACTGAAATTGTCGGCATTCAAGACGTACGCTAAGGCATTCAAATCGAGTCTCAACCCGATCTCGTTGAAGCATTTTGACTCGATCAAACTGTCGGCCAAG GTAATTGGACTTGGCCCTGTGTTTCAAATCCAGTTGGAACTACAGAATAACAACGCTGACAACAATTTTCTCACCGATCTGTTGATGGTATTTGACTACGATTCGAGTATTTATCGTCTGGACTTGAACGTGATTCATATATCTTGTTTGTTGCCCAATTTGACCTATCGTTACTGCAATCCAGTGACCTGTATCAGTCAGTTGAACGTGTCCGACTCGATCAAG ATTTACATATCGCATATAAAGGAAGAGATTCCATTGCTGACagttatcatcaatatgcctcacagtgaacaaaaatttgaacaacaGTCACAATAG